A genome region from Campylobacter concisus includes the following:
- a CDS encoding NAD(P)H dehydrogenase: MSEILVVSGHTDLENSFANKIILGELKKQVPEAKFDILSELYKNYAIDVKAEQEKLVKADVIVLVYPFFWYGVPSLLQKWFEDVLVHGFSHGSSGDKLRGKKLVLSFTSGAPEELYKKEALQRYEIEEFLPPLKALANMCGMEFTGYVYSGGLSYQSRHDEAKLALMRQKVLDHAKRLGELIGKIS; the protein is encoded by the coding sequence ATGAGTGAAATTTTAGTCGTATCAGGTCACACCGACCTTGAAAATTCCTTTGCAAATAAGATTATATTGGGTGAGCTAAAAAAGCAGGTACCAGAGGCTAAATTTGACATACTAAGTGAGCTTTATAAAAACTACGCTATCGATGTAAAAGCTGAGCAAGAAAAGCTAGTAAAGGCTGATGTGATTGTGCTTGTTTATCCATTTTTCTGGTACGGCGTGCCGTCACTTTTACAAAAGTGGTTTGAAGATGTGCTAGTTCATGGCTTCTCTCATGGCAGCAGTGGAGATAAGCTACGGGGTAAAAAGCTGGTGCTTTCATTTACTTCTGGCGCGCCTGAGGAGCTTTATAAAAAAGAAGCACTTCAGCGCTATGAGATAGAGGAATTTTTGCCGCCACTTAAGGCGTTAGCAAATATGTGTGGCATGGAGTTTACAGGATATGTTTATAGCGGAGGGCTATCATATCAGAGTAGGCACGATGAGGCAAAGCTTGCTTTGATGAGGCAAAAGGTGCTTGATCATGCAAAAAGGTTAGGGGAACTGATAGGCAAGATTTCATGA
- a CDS encoding DUF4492 domain-containing protein — protein sequence MIKNCLKNIASLYIEGFKNMKIGKKLWFLIAIKLIIMFGILKVFIFDETLNTKFQTDEEKSEFVIRNLIKE from the coding sequence ATGATTAAAAACTGCTTAAAAAACATCGCCTCTTTATATATAGAGGGCTTTAAAAATATGAAAATAGGCAAGAAACTATGGTTTCTCATAGCGATAAAGCTTATCATTATGTTTGGTATATTAAAGGTCTTCATCTTTGACGAGACCCTTAATACCAAATTTCAAACTGACGAAGAAAAAAGCGAATTTGTAATTCGTAATTTAATAAAGGAATAA
- a CDS encoding cytochrome C oxidase assembly protein → MHSLSLENLQIYWWFIVSLLGGLLVFMMFVQGGQTLIFSLGKDELKKDMLINSIGRKWELTFTTLVMFGGACFAAFPLFYATSFGGAYWVWLAILFCFIIQAVSYEYRKKPDNFLGARTYEIFLFINGSLGVILIGMAVSTFFSGSDFVLNEHNFVEWKTPFRGLEALANPYLYLLGIAMFFLSRVGGCLYLMNNIADGEFIQNARKQLLINTVLFLPFFLGFLAWILTKDGFAYDANGVVSLMPYKYAINLIEMPIVGILLLVGVVLVLVGIFQGAFTKSIHGIFAYGVGVTLAVTALFLITGLNGTAFYPSFSDLASSLTIKNASSSHYTLGVMAYVSLLVPVVLAYIIVVWRAIDSKKITQDEIKNDHHAY, encoded by the coding sequence ATGCATAGTTTAAGCTTAGAAAATTTACAAATTTATTGGTGGTTTATAGTTAGCCTTCTTGGCGGACTTTTGGTGTTTATGATGTTCGTTCAAGGTGGTCAAACGCTCATCTTTAGCCTTGGTAAGGACGAGCTTAAAAAAGATATGCTCATAAATTCTATCGGTAGAAAATGGGAGCTTACATTTACAACGCTTGTTATGTTTGGTGGCGCATGCTTTGCGGCGTTCCCGCTATTTTACGCTACTAGCTTTGGTGGTGCTTACTGGGTTTGGTTGGCTATTTTATTTTGCTTTATCATCCAAGCTGTAAGCTACGAGTACCGCAAAAAGCCTGATAACTTCTTGGGCGCTAGAACTTATGAAATTTTCCTTTTCATAAATGGCTCACTTGGTGTTATCCTTATTGGCATGGCGGTTAGTACATTCTTTAGCGGAAGCGACTTTGTGCTAAATGAGCACAATTTTGTCGAGTGGAAGACTCCATTTCGCGGCCTTGAAGCATTGGCAAATCCTTACTTGTACTTACTTGGCATAGCAATGTTTTTCCTATCTCGCGTAGGCGGTTGCTTATATCTTATGAACAACATCGCTGATGGCGAATTTATACAAAACGCTAGAAAACAGCTACTTATCAACACCGTGCTATTCTTACCATTTTTCCTAGGCTTTCTTGCTTGGATACTTACAAAAGATGGCTTTGCATACGACGCAAATGGCGTAGTTAGCCTTATGCCTTACAAATACGCTATAAATTTGATCGAGATGCCTATCGTTGGTATATTGCTTCTTGTTGGCGTTGTTTTGGTACTTGTTGGAATTTTCCAAGGGGCATTTACAAAAAGCATACATGGAATTTTTGCTTATGGCGTTGGCGTAACGCTAGCTGTAACCGCGCTATTTTTGATAACTGGACTAAATGGCACTGCATTTTATCCATCATTTAGTGACCTTGCTAGCTCGCTAACTATCAAAAATGCAAGCTCTAGCCACTATACACTTGGCGTTATGGCCTATGTTAGCTTGCTAGTACCAGTAGTGCTTGCTTATATCATCGTCGTCTGGAGAGCGATAGATAGCAAGAAGATCACACAAGATGAGATCAAAAACGATCATCACGCATACTAA
- a CDS encoding cytochrome C oxidase subunit II, which translates to MSEMDFVDWSRAQFALTAIYHFLFVPLTLGLSFIIAIMETIYVKTGDKAWLEITKFWLKLFGINFAIGVATGIIMEFEFGTNWANYSWFVGDIFGAPLAIEGLLAFFMESTFFAIMFFGWEKVSKKFHLLSTWLVAIGSNLSALWILIANGWMQYPIGMKFNPDTARMEMQNFFEVALNPLGITKFLHTVTSGYTISALFVIGISAWFLIKKRHILLAKKSIVVASAFGLITSAFLLLSGDESAYLAAQKQPMKLAAMEGLYNGEKNAGLVAAGILNPAKKLGDNTEPFLLEIKVPYALGIMANRELDSFTPGINDLLYGNSEHNLISVEEKMAKGKVAIEALKNYKEAKKANDESLMKSSLSNLESNLNFLGYGYLKDAKDAVPPVALTFYSFHIMVALGTYFIALFAITLYLNLSRKYKFENIRVFLWVCLFTIPLGYIAAEAGWIVTEVGRQPWVIQDLMTVGVGATNLSDSNVKISFILFAVLFTVLLIAEIKIMLKQIKIGFNDHA; encoded by the coding sequence ATGTCTGAGATGGATTTTGTCGACTGGTCTAGGGCTCAGTTTGCGCTAACCGCCATTTATCATTTTTTGTTTGTCCCGCTTACGCTGGGGCTAAGTTTTATCATCGCCATTATGGAGACGATATATGTCAAAACTGGCGATAAAGCATGGCTTGAGATAACGAAATTTTGGCTAAAGCTCTTTGGTATAAATTTCGCTATTGGCGTGGCTACTGGCATCATCATGGAGTTTGAGTTTGGTACAAACTGGGCAAACTACAGTTGGTTTGTCGGCGATATCTTCGGCGCTCCACTTGCGATCGAGGGCTTGCTAGCATTTTTCATGGAGAGTACATTTTTTGCCATTATGTTTTTTGGTTGGGAGAAGGTTAGTAAGAAATTTCACCTACTTTCAACATGGCTTGTTGCGATCGGTTCAAATTTAAGCGCACTTTGGATCTTGATCGCAAATGGCTGGATGCAGTATCCAATAGGCATGAAATTTAACCCAGATACCGCTAGAATGGAGATGCAAAATTTCTTCGAAGTCGCGCTAAATCCACTTGGTATCACTAAATTTTTACACACAGTAACTAGCGGTTACACTATCTCAGCTCTTTTTGTGATAGGAATTTCTGCTTGGTTTTTGATAAAAAAACGCCACATCTTGCTTGCTAAAAAAAGTATCGTCGTTGCTAGCGCATTTGGCCTTATCACTTCAGCATTTTTACTACTTAGCGGCGACGAGAGCGCATATCTTGCAGCTCAAAAGCAGCCTATGAAGCTAGCAGCCATGGAGGGACTTTATAATGGCGAGAAAAACGCTGGCTTAGTTGCAGCTGGTATTTTAAACCCAGCTAAAAAGCTTGGCGATAACACTGAGCCATTTTTACTTGAGATAAAGGTGCCTTACGCACTTGGCATCATGGCAAACAGGGAGCTTGACTCATTTACACCGGGTATAAACGACCTACTTTACGGCAACAGCGAGCACAATCTAATAAGCGTAGAAGAGAAGATGGCAAAGGGCAAAGTAGCTATCGAAGCTCTTAAAAACTACAAAGAGGCTAAAAAAGCAAACGACGAGAGCTTGATGAAGAGCTCGCTTTCAAATTTAGAGAGCAACCTAAATTTCTTAGGATATGGCTATCTTAAGGACGCAAAAGATGCTGTGCCGCCAGTTGCACTTACATTTTATAGCTTCCACATCATGGTCGCACTTGGCACATATTTCATAGCTCTTTTTGCTATCACTCTTTATCTAAATCTCTCAAGAAAATATAAATTTGAAAACATAAGAGTATTTTTGTGGGTCTGCCTCTTTACCATACCACTTGGCTACATCGCAGCTGAGGCTGGCTGGATAGTAACAGAGGTCGGCCGTCAGCCTTGGGTAATACAAGATCTCATGACCGTTGGCGTTGGCGCAACAAATTTATCTGACTCAAATGTCAAAATTTCATTTATATTATTTGCTGTTTTATTTACGGTCTTGCTGATTGCCGAGATCAAAATCATGCTTAAGCAAATAAAGATAGGATTTAACGACCATGCATAG
- a CDS encoding rubrerythrin family protein → MRQYETYKCEKCGNEIEVQKVGGGTLTCCGEEMKCVTENLTAVNLMKAFAGESQARNKYELYGDLAKEAGYHAIARHFYEAAENEKWHARAEFKKYHEMINDPIDKMDKNLLDAAAGENYEHTTMYPDFAKIAKEEELRDVERLFNAIGKVEVEHEREYLELKKMLDEEGFFESDEEDIWVCEVCGHVHRGKKAPGACPLCKAPKEYFKREFLG, encoded by the coding sequence ATGAGACAGTATGAAACATACAAATGCGAAAAATGCGGCAACGAGATCGAAGTACAAAAAGTTGGTGGTGGTACACTAACCTGTTGTGGCGAAGAGATGAAATGTGTGACTGAAAATTTAACAGCGGTAAATTTGATGAAGGCATTTGCTGGTGAGTCACAAGCTAGAAACAAGTATGAGCTTTACGGTGATCTAGCCAAAGAAGCAGGCTATCACGCAATAGCTAGACACTTTTACGAGGCAGCTGAAAACGAGAAATGGCACGCAAGGGCTGAGTTTAAGAAATATCACGAGATGATTAACGATCCGATCGATAAGATGGATAAAAATTTACTTGATGCTGCAGCTGGCGAAAACTACGAGCATACGACTATGTATCCAGACTTTGCAAAGATCGCAAAAGAAGAAGAGCTAAGAGATGTTGAAAGGCTATTTAATGCGATCGGTAAGGTTGAGGTTGAGCATGAGAGAGAGTATTTGGAACTTAAAAAGATGCTTGATGAAGAGGGCTTTTTTGAGAGCGATGAGGAAGATATCTGGGTTTGTGAAGTGTGCGGACACGTTCACAGAGGCAAAAAAGCTCCAGGTGCTTGCCCACTTTGCAAAGCTCCAAAAGAGTATTTTAAACGCGAATTTCTAGGCTAA
- a CDS encoding dihydroxy-acid dehydratase (catalyzes the dehydration of 2,3-dihydroxy-3-methylbutanoate to 3-methyl-2-oxobutanoate in valine and isoleucine biosynthesis) produces the protein MRSDIIKKGYTRAPHRSLLRATGLKDEDFDKPFIGVANSFIEIIPGHFFLNKYAQILKDEIRKNGCVPFEFNCIGVDDGIAMGHGGMLYSLPSREIIANSIETVMNAHALDALVCMPNCDKIVPGMVMGALRVNVPTIFVSGGPMKKGYTKNGRPIDLATAFEAVGKFETKEIDEAELRDIECNACPSGGSCSGMFTANSMNTLCEAMGIALPGNGTILALTPEREELIRQAARRICEIALDEKFKIRNILNEKAIRNALVVDMAMGGSSNTVLHMLAISREAGVNLDIKELNKISQNIAHIAKISPSLPNVHMEDIGRAGGMNAVIKEISRRDHGMLNLDNLTVSGETLGERVKVSDIKDESIIHKVENAYSQVGGLAILFGNLAEQGCVIKTAGIVGERKFSGKAVCFNSQDEAIAGISSGKVDKGDVVVIRYEGPRGGPGMQEMLSPTSLIMGRGLGADVALITDGRFSGATRGLSIGHVSPEAAEGGMIGLLQDGDIIDIDVDKYEINVRLSEAEIAKRRAEFKPVDKALTSRWLRQYRKLVTNASNGAVLEA, from the coding sequence TTGAGAAGCGACATAATAAAAAAAGGCTACACAAGAGCCCCACACCGCTCACTTTTACGTGCGACTGGGCTAAAGGACGAGGACTTTGATAAGCCCTTTATCGGCGTTGCAAACAGCTTTATAGAGATCATACCAGGGCACTTTTTCTTAAACAAATACGCACAAATTTTAAAAGATGAAATTCGTAAAAATGGCTGTGTGCCGTTTGAATTTAACTGCATCGGCGTGGATGATGGCATCGCGATGGGGCATGGAGGCATGCTATATAGCTTGCCTAGCCGCGAGATCATCGCAAACTCGATAGAGACCGTGATGAATGCTCATGCACTTGATGCGCTTGTTTGTATGCCAAACTGCGACAAGATCGTCCCTGGCATGGTTATGGGCGCTTTAAGGGTCAATGTCCCGACCATTTTTGTAAGCGGCGGCCCGATGAAAAAGGGCTACACAAAGAACGGCAGGCCGATCGACCTTGCAACTGCATTTGAGGCGGTTGGTAAATTTGAGACCAAAGAGATAGACGAGGCCGAGCTAAGAGATATCGAATGCAACGCATGTCCGAGTGGTGGTAGCTGTAGTGGTATGTTTACAGCAAATTCCATGAACACGCTTTGCGAAGCGATGGGCATAGCCCTCCCTGGTAACGGCACCATCCTAGCGCTAACTCCGGAGCGTGAGGAGCTCATCAGGCAAGCTGCTCGCAGGATCTGTGAAATCGCACTTGATGAGAAATTTAAGATAAGAAACATACTAAATGAAAAAGCAATCCGCAACGCGCTTGTCGTTGATATGGCAATGGGTGGTAGCAGCAACACCGTTCTTCACATGCTAGCCATCTCAAGAGAGGCAGGCGTAAATTTAGACATCAAAGAGCTAAACAAGATCAGCCAAAATATCGCTCACATCGCTAAGATCAGCCCAAGCTTGCCAAATGTGCATATGGAGGATATCGGCAGAGCTGGTGGTATGAATGCAGTGATAAAAGAAATTTCACGAAGAGACCACGGTATGCTAAATTTGGACAATCTCACAGTTAGTGGCGAAACTTTAGGAGAGCGTGTCAAGGTAAGTGACATCAAAGATGAAAGCATCATTCACAAGGTAGAAAATGCCTATTCTCAAGTTGGCGGACTTGCCATTTTGTTTGGAAATTTAGCCGAGCAAGGCTGTGTCATCAAGACAGCTGGCATCGTTGGCGAGCGTAAATTTAGTGGCAAAGCAGTCTGCTTTAACTCACAAGATGAAGCCATCGCTGGCATCTCAAGCGGTAAAGTAGATAAAGGCGACGTCGTCGTCATCCGCTACGAAGGCCCGCGCGGAGGCCCTGGCATGCAAGAGATGCTAAGCCCTACTTCACTCATCATGGGACGAGGCCTTGGCGCAGATGTAGCGCTCATCACAGATGGTCGCTTTAGCGGGGCGACAAGGGGTCTAAGTATCGGTCACGTAAGCCCAGAAGCAGCTGAGGGCGGCATGATAGGCTTGCTACAAGACGGCGATATCATAGATATAGACGTCGATAAATACGAGATAAACGTTCGCCTAAGCGAGGCTGAGATCGCAAAGAGAAGGGCGGAATTTAAACCAGTTGATAAGGCGCTAACCTCTCGCTGGCTAAGGCAATACCGCAAACTAGTCACAAACGCTAGCAACGGAGCAGTGCTAGAAGCATAA
- a CDS encoding CTP synthetase — translation MAKETKYIFITGGVLSSLGKGIAAASIATLLKNSGLKVSVLKADPYINVDPGTMSPLEHGEVFVTDDGAETDLDLGHYERFLDESLSQDNNFTTGRVYSSVIEKERRGDYLGKTIQVIPHIVGEIVDRIKKAGEGKDVLIVEIGGTVGDIEGLPFLEAIRALRVEVGKKRALNIHLTLVPFIKVAGELKTKPTQHSVGELRRIGISPDIIICRSEMPLNRELKDKIAASCGVEKNCVIESLDSASIYQIPLSFLKQDILTPIAENLGFGELKPDMANWDSLVKRIIAPTNETTIAFVGKYIDLKESYKSLTEGIIHAGANLDARVNLRWIDSEKIEESNVNELLKDVDGILVAGGFGERGVLGKMQAIKFARENKIPYLGICLGMQLALIEFARDVLGLEDANSMEFDKECKNPIIYLIDSFIDAHGKKQIRTHTSPLGGTMRLGAYNCDIKPKTLLAEIYGNAKSVKERHRHRYEANPKYKEIFEKNGLLVSGESDGLIEAIELKGHPWFVGVQCHPEFTSRLTKPNPVILGFIKASLENVKS, via the coding sequence ATGGCAAAAGAGACGAAGTATATTTTTATCACAGGTGGCGTTTTAAGCTCACTTGGGAAAGGCATCGCAGCTGCGTCTATCGCGACATTACTTAAAAATTCTGGCTTAAAGGTGAGTGTTTTAAAAGCTGACCCATATATCAACGTAGATCCTGGCACGATGAGCCCGCTAGAACACGGCGAAGTCTTTGTCACAGACGATGGCGCGGAGACAGACCTAGACCTTGGTCACTATGAGAGATTTTTAGATGAGAGCCTAAGTCAGGACAATAACTTCACAACGGGCAGAGTTTATAGCTCAGTCATCGAAAAAGAGCGACGTGGCGACTACCTTGGAAAGACTATACAAGTGATCCCTCACATCGTTGGCGAGATAGTTGATCGTATCAAAAAAGCAGGCGAGGGCAAAGATGTGCTCATCGTTGAGATAGGTGGAACCGTTGGCGACATCGAGGGCTTGCCATTTTTAGAGGCGATAAGAGCCTTAAGAGTAGAAGTTGGCAAAAAAAGAGCGCTAAATATACACCTAACACTCGTGCCATTTATCAAAGTAGCTGGCGAGCTAAAGACGAAGCCAACTCAGCATAGCGTAGGCGAGCTAAGACGCATCGGCATAAGCCCAGATATCATCATCTGCAGATCTGAAATGCCACTAAACCGCGAGCTAAAAGATAAGATCGCAGCAAGCTGTGGTGTGGAGAAAAACTGCGTCATAGAGAGCTTAGATAGCGCAAGTATCTATCAAATTCCACTTTCATTTTTAAAGCAAGATATATTAACGCCGATCGCTGAAAATTTAGGCTTTGGTGAGCTAAAACCAGACATGGCAAACTGGGATAGCCTAGTAAAAAGGATTATCGCTCCAACAAACGAAACAACAATCGCCTTTGTAGGCAAATATATCGATCTAAAAGAGAGCTATAAGAGCCTAACTGAGGGCATCATCCATGCTGGAGCAAATTTAGACGCTAGGGTAAATTTACGCTGGATAGATAGCGAAAAGATAGAAGAGAGCAATGTAAATGAGCTCTTAAAAGACGTGGATGGCATCTTGGTCGCTGGCGGCTTTGGCGAAAGGGGCGTTTTAGGCAAGATGCAAGCTATCAAATTTGCCCGTGAAAATAAAATACCTTATCTTGGAATTTGTCTTGGCATGCAGCTAGCACTCATTGAGTTTGCAAGGGATGTTTTGGGCTTAGAGGATGCAAATTCTATGGAATTTGACAAAGAGTGTAAAAACCCTATCATCTATCTAATCGATAGCTTTATCGACGCTCACGGCAAAAAACAGATAAGAACGCACACAAGCCCACTTGGCGGCACGATGAGGCTTGGAGCATATAACTGCGACATCAAACCAAAGACACTTCTAGCTGAAATTTATGGCAATGCAAAAAGTGTCAAAGAGCGCCACCGCCACCGCTACGAGGCAAATCCAAAATATAAAGAAATTTTTGAGAAAAATGGTCTTTTAGTAAGTGGCGAGAGCGATGGGCTGATAGAGGCTATCGAGCTAAAAGGCCATCCATGGTTTGTAGGCGTGCAGTGCCATCCTGAATTTACTAGCCGTTTAACTAAACCAAATCCTGTGATATTAGGCTTTATAAAGGCAAGTTTGGAAAACGTCAAATCTTAA